GATTTTGATAAGTCTGCAGTTAATTCTTTTTCAGATGCTTTTGCAAGGATCGAATGCCATTATTTTATTAATAATATTTTCTTAGAGGATGATTTTATTTTGAAAAATATAAAAACAATAGAATCGATTCCAATAAAAATAATTCAGGGTAGGTATGACGTAGTATGTCCTGTTAGGAGTGCTTGGGATCTAAATAAAAAATTAAAGAATTCTGAATTAATTATTGTTGATGATGCTGGTCATTCAATGAGTGAAAAAGGTATTACTGTCGAATTAATAAAAGCTGTAAAAGGAATTCAAAATCTCTAAAAGAGAAAATAATCCTTTATAAATTAAAGGCCATTATCTTCAATATTTTGTGCAATACTCCTAAGAAGTTCGACGATATCAGAATCTTCGCATTTAGTATCTTCTTTGAGCAAAATGCACTCGTCTCTAATACTTACATTAGTACTCCACCATATACCTGAACTATTGGTATCGTCCCATTCAAATCTTTCAGACATAATTAATAAAATCTAATAAATACATTAAAGCTTGCATTAGTTCATCGTGTATTTATATATTTAATATAAAAATTTAAAAAACTTTCCTAGTCACTAAAAGGAATCTATAAATTTCTGACAATAAAATTTATAAATCTAATTTCAGTTCGTATTGTTTTTCTTTTTCCTCAGAAACAGTTTTTTTATTATTTATATTTTTTCTAAGCCTTTTTCTAGAGCCATGCTTTAAATAAATTTCTTTTGAGATATCCCAATATCCATCCTTTTTTGTGATTTCCTGAATTTTCTTCTTTGCAGTTTTAGTGCTATTTGGGATGTCAATTATTGGTCTTATGTAATTAATTTGTTCATATTCTTCTTGATTAAATCTAGATAATAGCCATGGTTCATGAATGAAATTAAGTGATATATTCTTTAATTCTGGTATCCATTTTTTTATAAATTTTCCTTGAGGATCATGATCTTTTCCCTGCTTAATAGGATTATAAATTCTATTGGTATTTATAGAAGTAGTTCCAGATTGCATTTGGCATTGGTTCCAATGTATTCCAGGCTCATAATCTACAAATTTATTTGCTAATTCGGAACCTGAATCTTGCCATGGTAGCCATAAATTATAGCTAGCAAAAGACATTAACATCGCTCGCATCCTGAAGTTAATCCATCCATTGAAATTTAATGAACGCATACATGCATCTATAAAAGGAAAGCCCGTATTACCTGAACTCCATGAATAAAGTAATTCATTATTTTTTTCTCTAATATTTTTAAAAAAAGGATGGAATTCCCTAAACTCTAGTTCTGGTTCATTTTCAAGTTTCTGAATAAAATGACAATGCCAAGTTAATCTGCTTTTTAACATCCTGGAATTATTGTTTTTTGATATATTTGCCTTTTTAAAAATTTCTTTTAATGAAATACATCCCCAACAAAGATATGGGGATAGTCTTGTACAACTATCAAATGATTTTTCAGGGCTAGATATATCTTTTGAATAAGAATCTAATTTATTACTAAA
This window of the Prochlorococcus sp. MIT 1314 genome carries:
- a CDS encoding FAD-binding domain-containing protein — protein: MKEINILWFKKDLRIFDNEALCEAIKDNDILPIYIIELDIWSQNTHSDRQWQFCKESLIDLRNALAEIGQPLIIRTGNVINIFDEISSKFKIKGIYSHQETGDWLTYKRDQKVREWALTKNIIWKEFLQFSVFRGNLDRNNWSKKWQKNSEKNLLKAPLRINSIHFNIEEIPSDEIFTFKKETCPGRMKGGRKKGLERMQYFFSNKLDSYSKDISSPEKSFDSCTRLSPYLCWGCISLKEIFKKANISKNNNSRMLKSRLTWHCHFIQKLENEPELEFREFHPFFKNIREKNNELLYSWSSGNTGFPFIDACMRSLNFNGWINFRMRAMLMSFASYNLWLPWQDSGSELANKFVDYEPGIHWNQCQMQSGTTSINTNRIYNPIKQGKDHDPQGKFIKKWIPELKNISLNFIHEPWLLSRFNQEEYEQINYIRPIIDIPNSTKTAKKKIQEITKKDGYWDISKEIYLKHGSRKRLRKNINNKKTVSEEKEKQYELKLDL